The following is a genomic window from Mycobacterium parmense.
CATCCTCGTTCTGGGGACGCTGATCTACGTTGGCTGGCGCGCGGCGCGGTCACAGGTTCACCGGCCGAAAACCCGCGTGATCGGACCCGACGACGATCCGGATTTCTTGCGGCGGCTGGGTCACGGCGGGCAGTAGGCCGGCTTACACCACTCCCGGGTTGCGCTGATCGGCGGCGAAGCCCTCGGCCACGATGGCCGCCAGTTCGGTGAGCGCGTCGCGGGTCGGCCGGCGCAGCCGGTCCAGCTCGATCTCGGCGCCCTCTTCCAGATGCGGGTCGAACGGCACCAGCTGGACCGCGCGACAGCGCCGGGAGAAGTGATCGACCACCTTGTTCATGTCGACCTTGCCCGGGCGCGGCCGGACGGCGTTGATCACCGCGACCGAGTTGCGGACCAGCTCCTGGTGGCCGTGCGCGTCCAGCCAGTCCAGCGTCGCCGAGGCGCTGCGCGCGCCGTCGATGGAGCCCGAGGCGACCACGATCAGGGCGTCGGATTTCTCCAGCACCGACGACATGACCGAGTGCAACAGGCCGGGCCCGCAGTCGGTGAGCACCAGGCCGTAGAACCGCTCCAGGATGTTCAGGGTGCGCACGTAGTCGTCGGCGCTGAAGGCCTCGGAGACGGCCGGGTCGGTCTCCGACGCGAGCACCTCCAGCCCGCTGGGGCCCTTCGAGGTGTAGCGGCGGACGTCGCTGTACCGCTCGATCGTCCCGGCGTCGTGCAGCAGCTGACGCACCGTCGCCGCGGTCTCCAGCGGGATCTTCTGGCTCAGGGTGCCGCGGTCGGGGTTGGCGTCGACGGCCACGACGCGGTCACCGCGGATGGAGGCGAAGGTGGCACCCAGCGTCGCGGTGATAGTGGTCTTGCCCACACCGCCCTTCAGCGACAACATCGCGACGCGGTAGCAGCCCCGCAGCGGCCGGTTCACCTGCGCCACCAGGTTGTTGTATCGCGCGGCCCGCGGGCTCTCGCCGAGGTTGATCAACTGACCGGAGAGCACGTAGAGCAGCCGGCGCCAGCCCTCCGATGGGGGCGGCTTGACCGGGCGCAGCAGCATGCCGGTGGACAGCTCCGGGTACGGCGTGTGCGGGACGGCCTCGGGACGAAAGGCGGGTCGGGGGCGGGGGCCGTCGGGCTGGCCTCCCGCGGGGGCGTCGTAGTACGCCCCGTAGGCGGTCGGGTCGACCCGCGCGATGCCGGTCGGCGGGGTGGACTCCCAGTTCTGCCGGACCGCGGATCGGGGCGCGGTCGGGGGCGCGGTCGGGGGAGGCGCCTCGCGCCGCTCCGGCGCGGGCACCCGG
Proteins encoded in this region:
- a CDS encoding MinD/ParA family ATP-binding protein codes for the protein MSEHPTTGVGTPDQPTSQVPPRSAGEPPAEAGGDAPTRAFAGFRTERRVPAPERREAPPPTAPPTAPRSAVRQNWESTPPTGIARVDPTAYGAYYDAPAGGQPDGPRPRPAFRPEAVPHTPYPELSTGMLLRPVKPPPSEGWRRLLYVLSGQLINLGESPRAARYNNLVAQVNRPLRGCYRVAMLSLKGGVGKTTITATLGATFASIRGDRVVAVDANPDRGTLSQKIPLETAATVRQLLHDAGTIERYSDVRRYTSKGPSGLEVLASETDPAVSEAFSADDYVRTLNILERFYGLVLTDCGPGLLHSVMSSVLEKSDALIVVASGSIDGARSASATLDWLDAHGHQELVRNSVAVINAVRPRPGKVDMNKVVDHFSRRCRAVQLVPFDPHLEEGAEIELDRLRRPTRDALTELAAIVAEGFAADQRNPGVV